From a region of the Alnus glutinosa chromosome 1, dhAlnGlut1.1, whole genome shotgun sequence genome:
- the LOC133858429 gene encoding uncharacterized protein LOC133858429, with protein MATELEELVGFLSSPSPQITKAAVDIVRGLTGSEDGLQSLAKYSKIVLPSLSRLLTGPKVVSEPAAEALVNLSQNSDVAAKMVEIGMIKMAMEILYKPDSSITRLLVMLLVNLTQLDDGIASLLQTEDEKMHGLYVMKLVRSFCRSSSECSDDPFEHVGSILVNISKREAGRKLLLDPKRGLLKQIIRQFDSSSPLRKKGVSGTIRNCCFDAESELQNLLLISEFLWPALLLPVAGSKIYNEQDISKMPLELGSALAIEREPVTDPEIRVQTLEAVYLITLQEAGRRAFWSVNGPRILQVGYVDEEDPKVMEAYERVGSLLIDNSSTGGPSTETEN; from the exons ATGGCGACCGAACTGGAGGAGTTAGTGGGCTTTCTCTCGTCTCCGTCTCCTCAA ATTACAAAGGCGGCAGTGGACATTGTTCGGGGATTAACTGGCTCTGAGGATGGATTGCAGTCTCTCGCCAAATACTCGAAGATCGTGCTTCCATCACTATCTCGGCTCCTAACTGGGCCAAAG GTGGTGTCAGAACCTGCGGCGGAAGCTCTTGTAAATCTTTCACAAAATTCAGATGTAGCTGCAAAGATGGTTGAAATTGGAATGATTAAAATGGCCATGGAAATACTTTATAAGCCAGACTCTAGCATTACGCGGTTGCTGGTTATGCTTCTAGTGAATCTCACACAGTTGGATGATGGTATTGCTTCATTGCTTCAG acCGAAGATGAGAAGATGCACGGACTGTATGTCATGAAGCTCGTCAGATCATTTTGTAGATCCTCAAGTGAATGTAGCG ATGATCCATTTGAGCATGTTGGTTCGATACTTGTAAACATCTCAAAGCGAGAAGCAGGAAGGAAACTTCTACTGGACCCTAAGCGGGGACTTCTGAAGCAAATTATTAGACAGTTTGATTCAAGTAGTCCATTGAGAAAGAAAGGG GTTTCTGGAACTATTCGCAACTGTTGTTTTGACGCTGAGAGTGAGCTACAGAATTTGCTTTTGATATCGGAGTTTCTTTGGCCGGCGTTACTTCTACCAGTTGCTGGCAGCAAG ATTTATAATGAACAGGACATCTCGAAAATGCCACTTGAGCTTGGGAGTGCACTAGCGATTGAGCGTGAACCAGTTACTGATCCTGAAATTCGAGTCCAAACATTAGAGGCTGTATACTTGATCACATTACAG GAGGCAGGTCGAAGAGCTTTTTGGTCTGTCAATGGACCGAGAATACTTCAAGTGGGGTACGTGGACGAGGAAGATCCGAAAGTAATGGAAGCATATGAGCGAGTTGGTTCTTTG CTGATTGATAACAGCAGCACAGGGGGACCATCCACTGAGACAGAAAATTAG
- the LOC133858660 gene encoding cysteine-rich repeat secretory protein 55-like: MASLVTLHLLIFFLISFTKVLPLPSLLSINCTPPFPKAHITSTINHKQDNYSSFMQCRLDLTPNKCTLCAQNAKQTISALCPNADAVRAWFDGCYIQHYDHNSTSSSRVHLESSATWFCSHQATADQDRSQFELVLETLLLRLRSDINLATRHGFSTGEIQYGNVSRVYALAECVRYLSPKECEVCVGKGIEKIYEYCGGKEGGTVVAGYCIVRYESFRFFSDLENDGGADSDGESGAVPIGESGKGGCMGFKVRAPLVWGAGIACVALVVLSAWLVRRSVIKKAKIASFGYGNDDEMGIKGVV, encoded by the coding sequence ATGGCCTCTCTTGTTACACTTCACCTTCTTATCTTCTTTCTGATTTCCTTCACTAAAGTTCTACCTCTCCCTTCTCTTCTATCGATCAATTGCACCCCACCATTTCCAAAAGCTCACATAACTTCAACCATCAATCATAAACAGGACAACTATAGTAGCTTCATGCAATGCCGGCTCGATCTCACTCCAAATAAGTGCACCCTCTGCGCACAAAACGCCAAACAAACCATTTCCGCTCTCTGCCCAAACGCCGACGCCGTTAGAGCTTGGTTTGATGGTTGCTACATTCAGCACTACGACCACAACAGTACTAGTTCTTCTCGTGTACATCTCGAAAGTAGTGCCACCTGGTTCTGCTCACACCAAGCCACTGCTGATCAAGACCGGTCTCAGTTCGAACTAGTTCTGGAGACATTGCTTCTACGGCTAAGATCTGATATCAACCTGGCCACTCGCCATGGATTTTCAACCGGGGAGATCCAGTATGGAAATGTTAGCAGAGTTTATGCACTAGCCGAGTGTGTCCGCTACTTGTCACCGAAAGAGTGTGAAGTTTGTGTAGGAAAAGGCATTGAGAAGATTTATGAGTATTGCGGTGGTAAAGAGGGAGGCACTGTAGTTGCAGGTTATTGCATTGTCCGCTATGAGAGTTTCCGGTTCTTTTCAGACCTTGAGAATGACGGTGGGGCAGATTCCGATGGTGAGTCTGGAGCTGTTCCGATTGGGGAGAGTGGGAAAGGTGGTTGCATGGGATTTAAGGTGAGAGCACCTTTGGTTTGGGGGGCAGGAATTGCTTGTGTTGCTTTGGTTGTTCTGTCTGCTTGGTTAGTGAGAAGATCAGTTATCAAAAAAGCTAAGATAGCATCTTTTGGTTATGGAAATGATGATGAAATGGGAATCAAAGGGGTTGTATGA
- the LOC133858584 gene encoding origin of replication complex subunit 6, whose product MDLSDIAKKLGLSEPKHLIRKAGELRRLCDVQFDSSIIGVGEVCKAVICLEIAATRLGVLFDRQSAIRLSGMSEKAYTRSFNSLQNGLGVKNNLDVRELAIQFGCVRLIPLVKRGFSLYKDRFLASLPASRRATADFARPVFIAAAFYLCAKKHKLKVDKIKLIEICGASESEFSYVSTSMKDLCHDVFGVAKEKKDARDIKENRELLDVLPEKRKIEDGGYLSDDGLELSSYKKRKRMEKHAYEEWKSNVIASNDQNKAKACKQAKQTRLNFPKEVPETQKLEAV is encoded by the exons ATGGATCTCTCGGACATAGCGAAGAAGCTCGGCCTCTCGGAACCCAAGCACCTGATCCGGAAGGCCGGGGAGCTCCGCCGCCTCTGCGACGTCCAGTTCGACTCCTCCATTATCGGCGTC GGAGAGGTTTGCAAAGCCGTAATCTGCTTAGAGATCGCCGCCACAAG GTTGGGGGTTCTATTTGATCGGCAAAGCGCTATTAGGCTGAGTGGGATGTCGGAGAAGGCTTATACCCGGTCGTTCAATTCGTTGCAGAACGGTCTTGGGGTCAA GAACAACCTGGACGTAAGGGAATTGGCGATTCAGTTTGGGTGTGTGAGGCTCATTCCTTTGGTGAAAAGGGGATTTTCTCT TTATAAGGATCGGTTTCTGGCTTCGCTGCCAGCTTCTCGGCGGGCAACTGCTGACTTCGCTCGCCCTGTGTTTATAGCAGCCGCATTCTATTTGTGTGCTAAAAAGCATAAG CTAAAGGTAGACAAGATTAAGCTGATTGAGATCTGTGGTGCATCTGAATCTGAATTCTCTTAT GTTTCTACTTCCATGAAGGACTTGTGCCATGATGTTTTTGGAGTTgcaaaggagaagaaagatgcCAGGGACATAAAGGAGAACCGAG AACTTTTGGATGTATTACCTGAAAAAAGGAAAATCGAGGATGGAGGTTATTTATCTGATGATGGACTAGAG CTCTCAAGTTACAAGAAGCGCAAACGAATGGAAAAACATGCTTATGAGGAGTGGAAGTCTAACGTCATTGCATCTAATGACCAAAACAAGGCAAAAG CTTGTAAGCAAGCCAAGCAAACTCGCCTCAACTTTCCAAAGGAAGTTCCAGAGACACAGAAGTTGGAGGCTGTGTAA